The Deinococcus metalli genome has a segment encoding these proteins:
- a CDS encoding branched-chain amino acid ABC transporter permease — protein sequence MTALPRVAARTDRERTTRAAWLAGLGVLLLVLPKLIYPVLALDILAWGLFAVAFDLLFGFSGLLSFGHAAFWGSSAYVTAYLLAHGQSVPVAILGGTLSALLLAVPIAFLSVRSSGIYFSMITLAFAQMVSFLALQWTDVTGGENGLQGFDRPAFLGLDFSNSTTRYYVCLALFALGFAVAWRTVRSPFGRAQQAVRDNEARAQSIGYDPRRFKFTAFLISAALAGLAGSMYTFGHGVVSLEVVNWRTSGEVVMMTLLGGTTTLFGPVIGAGLVLLLRDQLTTANLPVGIVTGVVFVLVVLFFRRGVVGTVQHWTRRK from the coding sequence GTGACGGCGCTGCCGCGCGTGGCTGCGCGCACCGACCGGGAACGCACCACCCGCGCCGCGTGGCTGGCCGGGCTGGGCGTGCTGCTGCTGGTCCTGCCCAAGCTGATCTACCCGGTGCTGGCGCTGGACATCCTGGCGTGGGGCCTGTTCGCGGTGGCCTTCGACCTGCTGTTCGGCTTCAGCGGCCTGCTCAGCTTCGGGCACGCGGCGTTCTGGGGCAGCAGCGCGTACGTCACGGCGTATCTGCTCGCGCACGGTCAGAGCGTGCCGGTCGCAATCCTGGGCGGCACCCTGAGCGCCCTGCTGCTGGCGGTACCCATCGCGTTCCTGAGCGTGCGCTCCAGCGGCATCTACTTCTCGATGATCACGCTGGCCTTCGCGCAGATGGTCTCCTTCCTGGCCCTGCAATGGACGGACGTGACCGGCGGCGAGAACGGCCTGCAGGGCTTTGACCGGCCCGCGTTCCTGGGGCTGGACTTCAGCAACTCGACCACCCGCTACTACGTGTGCCTCGCGCTGTTCGCGCTGGGCTTCGCGGTCGCGTGGCGCACGGTGCGCAGCCCCTTCGGCCGCGCGCAGCAGGCGGTCCGCGACAACGAGGCGCGCGCGCAGAGCATCGGCTACGACCCCCGGCGCTTCAAGTTCACGGCGTTCCTGATCAGCGCGGCGCTGGCCGGGCTGGCGGGCAGCATGTACACCTTCGGGCACGGCGTGGTCAGCCTGGAGGTCGTGAACTGGCGCACGTCCGGCGAGGTGGTCATGATGACCCTGCTGGGCGGCACCACCACCCTGTTCGGCCCGGTGATCGGCGCGGGGCTGGTGCTGCTGCTGCGCGACCAGCTCACCACCGCGAACCTCCCGGTGGGAATCGTCACGGGCGTGGTGTTCGTCCTGGTCGTGCTGTTCTTCCGCCGGGGCGTGGTGGGTACGGTGCAGCACTGGACGCGCCGGAAGTAG
- a CDS encoding branched-chain amino acid ABC transporter permease, which produces MNTQLLLIQVFNGLVNGAFYALLSLGLAVIFGMLRIVNFAHGALYMLGAFTAFALGQALGLGFWPSLVIAPVLVGLLGAVLERTLLSRLYGLEPSYNLLLTFGLTLLTQDLVKQVMLSRFAVSSAPYTPPEALSGVVNLGFVVFPKYRLFVIALSLVICVLTWFVIEKTRVGAVIRASTENPAVTRAFGIDVGRWVTGVFAVGVGLAGLAGVLAAPIYSVEPYMGAELIITTFAVVVIGGLGSILGSVITGFAVGVLAAVGAAIYPPIANTLVFILMAAVLLVRPSGLFGLPEGAR; this is translated from the coding sequence ATGAATACACAGTTACTGCTGATTCAGGTCTTCAACGGCCTCGTGAACGGGGCGTTCTACGCGCTGCTGTCGCTGGGGCTGGCGGTGATCTTCGGGATGCTGCGGATCGTGAACTTCGCGCACGGAGCGCTGTACATGCTGGGCGCGTTCACAGCCTTCGCGCTGGGACAGGCGCTGGGACTGGGCTTCTGGCCGTCCCTGGTGATCGCGCCGGTGCTGGTGGGGCTGCTGGGAGCAGTGCTGGAACGCACGCTGCTGTCGCGGCTGTATGGCCTGGAACCCAGCTACAACCTGCTGCTGACCTTCGGCCTGACGCTGCTGACCCAGGACCTGGTCAAGCAGGTGATGCTGAGCCGCTTTGCGGTGTCGAGCGCGCCGTACACGCCGCCGGAGGCGCTGTCGGGCGTGGTGAACCTGGGCTTCGTGGTGTTCCCCAAATACCGCCTGTTCGTGATCGCGCTGTCGCTGGTGATCTGCGTGCTGACGTGGTTCGTGATCGAGAAGACCCGCGTGGGGGCCGTGATCCGCGCCAGCACCGAGAACCCGGCGGTGACGCGCGCCTTCGGCATTGACGTGGGCCGCTGGGTCACGGGGGTGTTCGCGGTGGGCGTGGGTCTGGCGGGGCTGGCGGGCGTGCTGGCCGCGCCGATCTACTCGGTGGAGCCGTACATGGGCGCGGAGCTGATCATCACGACCTTCGCGGTGGTGGTGATCGGGGGGCTGGGCAGCATCCTGGGCAGCGTGATCACGGGCTTCGCGGTGGGCGTGCTGGCCGCCGTGGGCGCGGCGATCTACCCGCCGATTGCCAACACGCTGGTGTTCATCCTGATGGCCGCGGTGCTGCTGGTGCGGCCCAGCGGGCTGTTCGGCCTGCCGGAGGGGGCGCGGTGA
- a CDS encoding ABC transporter substrate-binding protein — MKTTTMTALLAAALCAAPGALAQTLTGGSIKVGVLTDLSGVYSELSGQGSVKAAQMAVDDFMKANKAYAGKISVVGVDHQNKADVAGNKAAEMIDRQGVDVLLDLPTSSAALSASAVAKGKKIPVMVVTGGTTALTNESCNKYTFHYAYDNYMLANGTGTAVTKRGGSSWYIIYPNYAFGQDLNRQMTAAIQENGGKLAAPSDATPFPNTDFSSYLLKAQSVRPKIFGTMQAGNDLVNVVKQYNEFGLKKQGIGLGIGLLFETDVAALGQDAFAGAIATVPWFWNYDARSRQWSAKFEAAFGKKPTWAQAGVYSATMTYLQAVARAKSDDGDAVVRALEGYSFDDMFARHATIRPQDHRVLLDVHTVMVKAKADAKETGDLFTRLQTIPAAKAFMPLSESKCKM, encoded by the coding sequence ATGAAGACCACCACCATGACCGCCCTGCTCGCCGCCGCCCTGTGTGCCGCTCCCGGTGCCCTCGCCCAGACCCTGACGGGCGGGAGTATCAAGGTCGGCGTGCTGACCGACCTGTCCGGCGTGTACTCCGAGCTGTCCGGGCAGGGCAGCGTGAAGGCCGCGCAGATGGCCGTAGACGATTTCATGAAGGCCAACAAGGCCTACGCCGGGAAGATCAGCGTGGTCGGCGTGGACCACCAGAACAAGGCGGATGTGGCCGGCAACAAGGCCGCCGAGATGATCGACCGCCAGGGCGTGGACGTGCTCCTGGACCTGCCGACCAGCAGCGCGGCGCTGTCCGCCTCGGCGGTCGCCAAGGGCAAGAAGATCCCGGTGATGGTCGTGACCGGCGGCACCACCGCCCTGACCAACGAGAGCTGCAACAAGTACACCTTCCACTACGCCTACGACAACTACATGCTCGCCAACGGGACCGGCACGGCCGTCACCAAGCGCGGCGGCAGCAGCTGGTACATCATCTACCCCAACTACGCCTTCGGGCAGGACCTCAACCGCCAGATGACGGCCGCCATCCAGGAGAACGGCGGCAAGCTCGCCGCGCCCAGCGACGCCACACCCTTCCCGAACACGGACTTCTCGTCGTACCTGCTCAAGGCGCAGAGCGTGAGGCCCAAGATCTTCGGCACCATGCAGGCCGGCAACGACCTCGTGAACGTGGTCAAGCAGTACAACGAGTTCGGCCTGAAGAAGCAGGGCATCGGCCTGGGGATCGGGCTGCTGTTCGAGACGGACGTGGCCGCGCTCGGCCAGGACGCCTTCGCGGGCGCCATCGCCACCGTGCCGTGGTTCTGGAACTACGACGCGCGCTCGCGGCAGTGGTCCGCGAAGTTCGAGGCGGCCTTCGGCAAGAAACCCACGTGGGCGCAGGCCGGCGTGTACTCCGCCACCATGACGTACCTGCAGGCCGTGGCCCGCGCCAAGTCTGACGATGGCGACGCGGTGGTGAGGGCGCTGGAGGGGTACTCCTTCGACGACATGTTTGCCCGCCACGCCACCATCCGCCCGCAGGACCACCGCGTGCTGCTGGACGTGCACACCGTGATGGTCAAGGCCAAGGCCGACGCAAAGGAGACCGGCGACCTCTTCACCCGCCTCCAGACCATTCCCGCCGCGAAGGCGTTCATGCCGCTGAGCGAGAGCAAATGCAAGATGTGA
- a CDS encoding ABC transporter ATP-binding protein yields the protein MTGPLLDVRDLNAYYGQSHVLHGVNLYVNPGEVVSLIGRNGAGKTTTLKSVMGVLRSRTGRVTFAGEDITRLPSHRVAARGLAWVPEERAIMGTLSVRENLELPPARPGGWSTERALETFPVLRERGHHPGSKLSGGEQQMLAIVRVLRSGPRLLLLDEPSEGLAPVIVQGIAKIIENLRADGMGVLLVEQNLKFAARLADRHYVFVDGHIVDEVARSEVETRRGDLLGALSV from the coding sequence GTGACCGGGCCCCTGCTGGACGTGCGCGACCTGAACGCGTACTACGGGCAGAGCCACGTGCTGCACGGCGTGAACCTGTACGTGAATCCCGGTGAGGTCGTCAGCCTGATCGGCCGCAACGGCGCCGGCAAGACCACCACCCTGAAGTCGGTCATGGGCGTGCTGCGCAGCCGCACCGGGCGCGTCACCTTCGCCGGCGAGGACATCACCCGCCTGCCCAGCCACCGGGTCGCGGCGCGCGGCCTGGCGTGGGTGCCGGAGGAACGGGCGATCATGGGCACCCTGAGTGTCCGCGAGAACCTGGAACTGCCGCCCGCCCGCCCGGGCGGCTGGAGCACCGAGCGCGCCCTGGAGACCTTTCCGGTGCTGCGCGAGCGCGGCCACCACCCGGGCAGCAAGCTCTCGGGCGGCGAGCAGCAGATGCTCGCCATCGTGCGCGTGCTGCGCAGCGGCCCCCGGCTTCTGCTCCTCGACGAGCCCAGCGAGGGCCTCGCCCCCGTGATCGTGCAGGGCATCGCAAAGATCATCGAGAACCTGCGCGCGGACGGCATGGGCGTGCTGCTGGTCGAGCAGAACCTCAAGTTCGCCGCCCGGCTGGCCGACCGCCACTACGTGTTCGTGGACGGCCACATCGTCGATGAGGTCGCGCGCAGCGAGGTCGAGACCCGCCGCGGCGACCTGCTCGGCGCCCTGAGCGTATAG
- a CDS encoding ABC transporter ATP-binding protein, producing MTANTAHPAPAPPPGRPPALEARHLVKDFRGFRATNDVTLGIEEGEIHAIIGPNGAGKTTLFHLLSGFLTPTSGEVRLFGERIDTLPPHAVVRRGLSRSFQISSVFPSMTVRENVLVALQSPTRLPGQFWSRLSTLDALAPRAEEILADVGLEGAHARLAADLSHGEKRQLEIGISLTQDPRVLLLDEPTSGMGTEGIARVTGLVERVARGRTVVLVEHNMGVVAQLAHRITVLQYGAVLASGRYDDVRRDPRVIEAYLGEEAHA from the coding sequence ATGACGGCCAACACCGCACATCCGGCGCCCGCGCCCCCGCCTGGCAGGCCCCCGGCCCTCGAAGCGCGCCACCTGGTCAAGGACTTCCGGGGCTTCCGCGCCACCAACGACGTGACCCTCGGCATCGAGGAGGGCGAGATCCACGCGATCATCGGGCCGAACGGCGCGGGCAAGACCACGCTCTTTCACCTGCTCTCCGGCTTCCTGACCCCCACCTCCGGCGAGGTGCGGCTGTTCGGGGAGCGGATCGACACGCTGCCCCCGCACGCGGTGGTGCGCCGGGGCCTGAGCCGCTCGTTCCAGATCAGTTCGGTGTTTCCCAGCATGACCGTGCGCGAGAACGTGCTGGTCGCGCTGCAGTCGCCCACCCGGCTGCCGGGACAGTTCTGGTCGCGCCTGTCGACCCTGGACGCGCTGGCCCCGCGCGCTGAGGAGATCCTCGCGGACGTGGGCCTCGAGGGCGCGCACGCCCGGCTCGCCGCGGACCTGTCGCACGGTGAGAAACGGCAGCTGGAGATCGGAATTTCCCTCACGCAGGACCCCCGGGTGCTGCTGCTGGACGAACCCACGTCCGGCATGGGCACCGAGGGCATCGCGCGGGTGACCGGACTGGTGGAACGCGTCGCGCGCGGGCGTACGGTCGTGCTGGTCGAGCACAACATGGGCGTGGTGGCGCAGCTCGCGCACCGCATCACGGTGCTGCAGTACGGCGCGGTGCTCGCCAGCGGCCGCTACGACGACGTCCGGCGCGATCCGCGCGTGATCGAGGCGTACCTGGGCGAGGAGGCGCACGCGTGA
- a CDS encoding 1-acyl-sn-glycerol-3-phosphate acyltransferase: MAPLWPGRTPTPTSRAALLALSALGWTVVLAPPPGPKVVAAVAPHTSNADFWPGILLATAVRLPVRFLAKRELFTFPVGVVMRALGGLPVDRQRAGGNVVDAVVAIIDREPELVLAVAPEGTRARGEYWKTGFYYMALEAGVPIGVTVLDWGRRRVGIVGYVQPTGDLHADFAHIRALLEGVRGHTPGQETPAYPRPVQDGGPSRL, from the coding sequence ATGGCTCCCCTGTGGCCCGGCCGCACCCCCACGCCCACCTCACGCGCGGCCCTGCTTGCGCTGAGCGCCCTGGGCTGGACGGTGGTCCTGGCCCCGCCGCCCGGTCCGAAGGTCGTGGCGGCCGTCGCGCCCCACACCAGCAACGCGGACTTCTGGCCGGGCATCCTGCTGGCGACCGCCGTGCGGCTGCCGGTGCGCTTCCTCGCCAAGCGGGAGCTGTTCACGTTTCCGGTGGGCGTGGTCATGCGGGCGCTGGGCGGCCTGCCGGTCGACCGGCAGCGGGCCGGGGGGAACGTCGTGGACGCGGTCGTGGCGATCATCGACCGCGAACCGGAACTCGTGCTGGCCGTCGCGCCGGAGGGCACCCGGGCACGCGGCGAGTACTGGAAGACTGGCTTTTACTACATGGCGCTGGAGGCCGGCGTGCCCATCGGCGTGACGGTCCTCGACTGGGGGCGACGGCGGGTCGGAATCGTCGGGTACGTGCAGCCGACCGGAGACCTCCATGCGGACTTCGCGCACATCCGCGCGCTGCTGGAGGGCGTGCGCGGCCACACGCCCGGTCAGGAGACGCCCGCGTACCCCCGCCCGGTGCAGGACGGCGGCCCCAGCCGGCTGTGA
- a CDS encoding DUF4384 domain-containing protein: MKKRLALTVLGAALVAPAHAAPKISAQSIIVNPVPSPVNVRVWTDRDSSGTGTPDYAPGDKIRLYTSVAQDAYVYLFNVDPSGQIDLILPNRYQGGGNFLKAGAVKVFPGAGDGFTFDIAAPYGVNKVLALASRTPLNIDDIASFKSQQGSFASVSVQGQGQLAQALSIVVTPVPDNAWDSATAYYRVAARPVPLAVPVRPVPVQPAPVQPAPGAGIPWGAGREWAAMDPRTNLRQVHDEYVARLRVEGYVLVQSTQTRSEIRSEFRSARGGKAELRVRHRGNRILVTIERDGTERD; encoded by the coding sequence ATGAAGAAACGCCTTGCCCTGACCGTCCTGGGCGCCGCCCTGGTGGCCCCGGCCCACGCCGCGCCGAAAATCAGCGCGCAGAGCATCATCGTGAACCCGGTGCCCAGCCCCGTGAACGTGCGCGTGTGGACGGACCGCGACAGCAGCGGCACCGGCACGCCGGACTACGCGCCGGGCGACAAGATCCGCCTGTACACCTCCGTCGCGCAGGACGCGTACGTGTACCTGTTCAACGTGGACCCGTCCGGGCAGATCGACCTGATCCTGCCCAACCGGTACCAGGGCGGCGGGAACTTCCTGAAGGCCGGCGCCGTGAAGGTGTTCCCCGGGGCCGGCGACGGCTTTACCTTCGACATCGCCGCGCCGTACGGCGTGAACAAGGTGCTGGCGCTGGCCAGCCGCACGCCCCTGAACATCGACGACATCGCGTCGTTCAAGAGTCAGCAGGGATCGTTCGCGAGCGTGAGCGTGCAGGGCCAGGGACAGCTGGCGCAGGCACTGAGCATCGTGGTGACGCCGGTGCCCGACAACGCGTGGGACAGCGCGACGGCGTACTACCGCGTGGCCGCGCGCCCGGTGCCGCTGGCCGTGCCGGTGCGGCCGGTCCCCGTTCAGCCCGCGCCCGTGCAGCCGGCGCCCGGGGCGGGCATTCCGTGGGGCGCGGGGCGCGAGTGGGCCGCGATGGACCCCCGGACGAACCTGCGGCAGGTGCACGACGAGTACGTGGCGCGCCTGCGGGTGGAGGGATACGTGCTGGTGCAGTCCACGCAGACGCGCAGCGAGATCCGCAGTGAGTTCCGTAGCGCCCGCGGCGGCAAGGCCGAGCTGCGGGTGCGCCATCGGGGCAACCGCATCCTGGTGACGATCGAGCGCGACGGCACCGAACGCGACTGA